A window of Candidatus Poribacteria bacterium contains these coding sequences:
- a CDS encoding ABC transporter permease, protein MRSDSWRFRARIRLIHVLAIARKDAKIYYLKAPVLIYGILLPIALFFAFVIGRGIPPVRALPGLVGMVLFFTSSSATPVVIPWETRMRTLERLISTPASVSSIISGDILAGFTYGITISLIPLSIGIFALGAKVVNPFIMAVDLILGALCFSALGSLLSSPPTDNPSNVMMLSNLVRLPLLFISGVFIPIERMPGWGKTLALISPLTYASDLARHSLLNEGYYPIPLDIAMILAFGTTFIAVGIALHKRNIPKRISQ, encoded by the coding sequence ATGAGGAGCGATAGCTGGCGGTTCAGGGCGAGGATACGGCTCATCCACGTTCTTGCGATAGCTAGGAAGGACGCCAAGATCTACTATCTCAAGGCGCCCGTCCTGATATACGGCATCCTCCTCCCGATAGCTTTGTTCTTCGCCTTCGTCATAGGCAGAGGAATACCGCCCGTGAGAGCTCTGCCGGGACTTGTGGGGATGGTGCTTTTCTTCACCTCCTCCTCGGCCACACCGGTTGTGATCCCCTGGGAAACCCGGATGCGGACGTTAGAGCGGTTGATCTCCACTCCCGCCTCCGTCTCCTCCATAATCTCCGGGGATATCCTCGCCGGATTTACGTATGGTATAACCATCTCCCTCATTCCGCTGTCGATCGGCATATTCGCCCTCGGCGCGAAGGTTGTCAACCCGTTCATCATGGCGGTTGACCTCATCCTGGGAGCTCTCTGTTTCTCCGCCCTGGGGAGCTTGTTATCGTCGCCCCCGACGGATAACCCCTCGAACGTCATGATGCTTTCAAATCTGGTCCGATTGCCGTTGCTTTTCATAAGCGGGGTGTTCATCCCCATCGAAAGGATGCCTGGCTGGGGGAAAACCCTCGCCCTCATCTCACCCCTCACCTACGCCAGCGACCTGGCACGACATTCGCTCTTAAACGAGGGATACTATCCGATCCCGCTCGATATAGCCATGA
- a CDS encoding class I SAM-dependent methyltransferase: protein MKGNNSEARYYPKSKVELHGFMAYHYDLMLDIVTLGGYPPFIRRVIGLMGIEPKDRILDLGAGTGRNACLMMGYLSSEGELIGVDISDEMISQFLRKCADFPNARIVKARIDRPLPFKGGFDKAFISFTLHGFPQEVREEIIRNAFEMLRDGGTLFILDYNEFNLREMPLYLRIPFKLVECPYAFDFLRRDWRGILADNGFGEFEEHIFFKYVRLLKAKKRRVDGGKDRKGGLVPSDEGLRRGTSVRLRNG, encoded by the coding sequence ATGAAGGGGAATAACAGCGAGGCGCGATACTATCCCAAATCGAAAGTTGAACTTCACGGGTTCATGGCCTATCATTACGATCTGATGTTGGATATCGTTACCCTCGGAGGATATCCCCCGTTCATCAGGAGGGTGATAGGGCTGATGGGGATCGAGCCGAAGGATAGGATACTCGACCTCGGCGCCGGGACGGGCAGAAACGCCTGCCTGATGATGGGATACCTCTCGTCCGAAGGCGAACTGATCGGGGTGGATATCTCCGATGAGATGATCTCGCAGTTTCTGAGAAAATGCGCTGACTTCCCGAACGCCAGGATCGTCAAGGCGAGGATCGACCGTCCTCTGCCATTCAAGGGAGGATTCGACAAGGCCTTCATCTCCTTCACGCTCCATGGATTCCCTCAGGAGGTCAGGGAGGAGATAATAAGAAATGCCTTCGAAATGCTGAGAGATGGTGGAACGCTATTCATACTGGATTACAACGAGTTCAACCTAAGGGAGATGCCCCTTTACCTGAGGATCCCGTTCAAGCTCGTGGAATGCCCCTACGCCTTCGATTTCCTCAGGAGGGATTGGAGGGGGATTCTGGCCGATAACGGGTTCGGCGAGTTTGAGGAGCATATCTTCTTCAAATACGTGAGGCTGCTTAAGGCGAAGAAAAGGAGGGTTGACGGTGGAAAAGATCGGAAAGGCGGTCTGGTCCCATCCGACGAGGGACTTCGCCGAGGGACCTCAGTCCGTCTCAGGAATGGTTAA
- a CDS encoding 4Fe-4S binding protein: MVKIDKGKCDGCGECIMACPNQVLWFDEGGKSVKVLYPFKCKNCYKCVKACKRGAISPTDSAIRHR, from the coding sequence ATGGTGAAGATAGACAAGGGGAAATGCGATGGATGTGGCGAGTGCATAATGGCCTGCCCGAATCAGGTCCTCTGGTTCGACGAAGGGGGCAAAAGCGTGAAGGTGTTATATCCCTTCAAATGCAAGAACTGCTACAAATGCGTGAAGGCATGTAAGCGGGGAGCTATCTCCCCCACCGATAGCGCCATACGCCATAGATAA
- a CDS encoding family 10 glycosylhydrolase, translating into MEKIGKAVWSHPTRDFAEGPQSVSGMVKRLKDAGFDLIIPCVKDTDGALSYHSRIGDIHPSFKDWDPLDVLAEEASKAGLKVHPWMCVFPEGDRSRLLRENPDLAARDREGKPLGWACPRREEVQRYELSLYEEILEGYDVAGVHLDYIRHAGSQMCFCQVCRDDFRKLTGKELTELTPKDEEWERFLEWRAEPITRFVRSIREITKKRGKELSAAVFSEYPSCLIGVGQDWVRWAEEGLVDYLFPMNYTNSTKVAVSKTKCHIALVGESVPVWEGLGKSSSASYLPTEALIEQIEGVLEAGAQGVVLFHYAAVEDSDLDRIKKL; encoded by the coding sequence GTGGAAAAGATCGGAAAGGCGGTCTGGTCCCATCCGACGAGGGACTTCGCCGAGGGACCTCAGTCCGTCTCAGGAATGGTTAAAAGGTTGAAGGACGCGGGGTTTGATCTGATCATCCCCTGTGTGAAGGACACGGATGGCGCCCTCTCCTACCACAGCCGTATAGGGGACATACATCCCAGCTTCAAAGATTGGGACCCGCTGGACGTCCTCGCCGAGGAGGCGTCCAAGGCGGGGCTGAAGGTGCATCCCTGGATGTGTGTCTTCCCGGAGGGCGATAGGTCAAGGCTGCTGCGGGAGAACCCCGATCTGGCCGCCAGGGATAGAGAGGGAAAACCCCTGGGATGGGCGTGTCCCAGGAGGGAGGAGGTGCAGAGATATGAGCTCTCCCTCTACGAGGAGATATTGGAGGGATACGACGTGGCGGGCGTTCACCTGGATTACATCCGCCATGCCGGCTCGCAGATGTGTTTCTGTCAGGTCTGCAGGGATGATTTCAGAAAGCTGACGGGCAAGGAGCTGACGGAGCTGACGCCCAAGGACGAGGAATGGGAGAGGTTTCTGGAATGGCGCGCCGAGCCGATCACCCGGTTCGTAAGAAGCATCCGGGAGATAACGAAAAAACGCGGCAAGGAGCTATCGGCGGCCGTCTTCTCGGAGTATCCCTCATGCCTGATAGGCGTCGGCCAGGACTGGGTGAGATGGGCTGAAGAGGGGCTGGTGGATTATCTCTTCCCCATGAATTACACCAACAGCACCAAGGTGGCCGTATCCAAGACGAAATGCCACATCGCCCTCGTCGGGGAATCGGTTCCGGTCTGGGAGGGTCTCGGCAAATCCAGCTCAGCCTCATATCTCCCCACGGAGGCGCTGATCGAGCAGATCGAGGGGGTTTTGGAGGCAGGGGCGCAGGGAGTTGTCCTGTTCCATTACGCCGCCGTGGAGGATTCGGATCTCGATCGAATCAAGAAGCTATAG
- a CDS encoding ATP-binding cassette domain-containing protein produces MEKIRNAIEVSRLTKRFGDIQAVDGISFQVRKGELFGFLGPNGAGKTTTVRLLTGVLRPDAGRINIMGFDISKAPLEAKMMMGIVPEMSNPYIDLSAWDNLMLMGELYGVPKRRRRQRAIELLELFELQDRKDQKTKGFSKGMKQRLILAMALIHEPKLLFLDEPTSGLDVQSARLIRELIRELNRNGVTVFLTTHNIAEADQMCDRVAIINRGKIVAIDEPENLKSAFKSSQSVEVAFDRPVDDSELLRHIEGVSEIRREGGRLRLYTDEPGDVASRLVEYAKAHGLRVLSLNTLGPSLEDVFVHLTYARKEQDEER; encoded by the coding sequence ATGGAAAAGATAAGGAACGCCATCGAGGTCTCCCGCTTAACCAAGCGTTTCGGGGACATCCAGGCGGTCGACGGGATAAGCTTTCAGGTGAGGAAGGGCGAGCTTTTCGGGTTCCTCGGCCCGAACGGAGCTGGGAAGACCACGACGGTGAGGCTATTGACCGGCGTGCTGAGGCCTGACGCGGGCAGGATAAACATCATGGGGTTCGACATCTCAAAGGCTCCGCTCGAGGCTAAGATGATGATGGGGATCGTCCCCGAGATGTCCAACCCGTATATCGATCTGTCCGCCTGGGATAACTTGATGCTGATGGGCGAGCTATACGGGGTGCCGAAGAGGAGGAGGAGGCAAAGGGCCATAGAGCTGCTGGAGCTGTTCGAGCTGCAGGACAGAAAGGATCAGAAGACGAAGGGGTTTTCCAAGGGGATGAAACAGCGGCTCATCCTGGCCATGGCTCTAATTCACGAGCCGAAGCTGCTCTTCCTGGATGAGCCGACATCCGGGCTGGACGTGCAGAGCGCAAGGCTGATAAGAGAGCTCATCAGGGAGTTGAACCGAAACGGGGTGACGGTGTTCCTGACCACACATAACATCGCCGAGGCCGATCAGATGTGCGACAGGGTCGCCATCATCAATCGGGGCAAAATCGTCGCCATCGACGAGCCGGAAAACCTCAAGTCTGCCTTCAAAAGCTCCCAATCCGTGGAGGTCGCCTTCGACAGGCCGGTGGATGACTCGGAGCTGTTGCGACACATAGAGGGCGTCAGCGAGATCAGAAGGGAGGGGGGCAGGCTCAGGCTGTATACCGATGAGCCCGGCGATGTGGCATCCCGTCTCGTCGAATACGCCAAAGCGCATGGATTGAGGGTGTTGAGCCTAAACACCCTGGGGCCGAGTTTAGAAGACGTCTTCGTCCACCTCACGTATGCCAGGAAGGAGCAAGATGAGGAGCGATAG
- a CDS encoding FkbM family methyltransferase: MRYFIYNSPAFKSYLDSSSHVRGEVEFLRLITRKGMVGMDIGGNVGVTTVTMAKEIGEEGKVYAFEPNPGNIEALKRNLAINGLKNVKLIQMAVSDKVGEVDFYGSTIIPEEGAQRRRVKTISLDRFADEERLERVDLINMDCEGSELLVLRGAEKTLQNNDVKIFCEVHHGFLERLGQSVQDIVSYLESLGFQVYGVSLEDLSLKEEIDKPEYIFAAKRLDL, from the coding sequence ATGAGATACTTCATCTATAACTCCCCCGCCTTCAAATCCTATCTCGATAGCAGCTCGCACGTGAGAGGAGAGGTGGAGTTCCTGAGGTTGATAACGAGGAAAGGGATGGTGGGTATGGACATCGGGGGAAACGTGGGCGTTACGACCGTAACGATGGCGAAGGAGATCGGGGAGGAAGGGAAGGTATATGCCTTCGAGCCTAACCCCGGAAATATCGAGGCACTGAAGAGAAACCTGGCCATCAACGGGTTGAAAAACGTCAAACTCATCCAGATGGCGGTGAGCGATAAGGTCGGTGAGGTGGATTTCTACGGGAGCACTATCATTCCCGAGGAGGGGGCACAAAGGAGGAGAGTTAAAACCATCTCATTGGACAGATTCGCCGATGAGGAGAGGCTCGAAAGGGTGGATCTGATAAACATGGATTGTGAGGGGAGCGAACTGCTGGTTTTAAGAGGGGCTGAGAAAACCCTCCAGAATAACGACGTTAAGATATTCTGCGAGGTTCACCACGGTTTTCTCGAACGGTTAGGACAATCCGTTCAGGATATCGTGAGCTACCTTGAGAGTTTGGGGTTCCAGGTATACGGCGTCTCACTGGAGGACCTGAGCTTGAAGGAGGAGATAGACAAGCCGGAGTATATCTTCGCCGCTAAAAGGCTAGATCTATGA
- a CDS encoding class I SAM-dependent methyltransferase → MEKVYRLLARQIIEDYRIERGICVEIGSGDGKLGLELAKLTELYIYMVDIDGNALRRALRNAHEANLSGRITVILARAEQLPFAEGSADLVVSRGSIFFWEDRPRGLREAYRILKLGGVAFVGGGLSRYVSEGERREFVRARMAALKDEESRREWMRLRSSLYFRRILRQAEIQDFKLIVDPPGIWVEIWKR, encoded by the coding sequence TTGGAGAAGGTTTACCGGCTGCTTGCCCGACAGATCATCGAGGATTACCGGATAGAAAGGGGCATATGCGTCGAGATCGGCTCAGGGGACGGCAAACTGGGATTGGAACTCGCCAAGCTGACGGAGCTTTACATCTACATGGTGGATATCGATGGGAATGCCCTGAGGAGAGCGCTACGCAACGCACATGAGGCGAATCTGTCGGGCCGGATAACCGTCATACTGGCCAGGGCGGAACAGTTGCCCTTTGCGGAAGGCTCGGCCGATCTGGTCGTCAGCCGCGGCTCCATCTTCTTCTGGGAGGATAGGCCGAGAGGGTTGAGGGAGGCATATCGTATCCTGAAGCTCGGCGGCGTGGCCTTCGTCGGCGGAGGGTTGAGCCGCTACGTCTCCGAAGGGGAGAGGAGGGAGTTCGTCAGAGCCAGAATGGCCGCGTTGAAGGACGAGGAGAGCAGGAGGGAATGGATGAGATTGCGTTCGTCCCTGTATTTTCGACGGATCCTCCGCCAGGCTGAGATCCAGGATTTCAAACTGATCGTCGATCCCCCTGGGATCTGGGTGGAGATATGGAAAAGATAA